One region of Drosophila subobscura isolate 14011-0131.10 chromosome J, UCBerk_Dsub_1.0, whole genome shotgun sequence genomic DNA includes:
- the LOC117895687 gene encoding transcription factor AP-2-epsilon isoform X2, with product MTLAYVDMPVVHVQERLSGHGSLGLSSSSAAYTTHSGGHTGRSGPATGHSGHSGTHGSAATMHHQSLQSDFQPPYFPPPFHHSTQSPPQQQISEYLQNHGALEYLGTDPYGQPLSSLHHAPLHHYNQLAGLRSTQDQLGIHRTHREAELQGHVSQLAHGFPYTDRRGDYSSAISAGAAHGTRLGHEHESLALHQALQNAVDDVQAPAIDDNVAFMSDLPLIKSMKSGKDAGNIGSGSPSEVFCAVPGRLSLLSSTSKYKVTIAEVQRRLSPPECLNASLLGGVLRRAKSKNGGRLLREKLEKIGLNLPAGRRKAANVTLLTSLVEGEATHLAKDFHFVCETEFPARQLAEYIVRHQTEPNDSYRRKELILHSQQITKELMQILSQDRTTHFGTRSQHLLEPSMQRHLTHFSLITHGFGSPAIMAVLHAFQTFLNESLNYLEKLYPSNGGGMVSSSLDKSKMDNEKK from the exons ATGACTTTAGCGTATGTGGATATGCCAGTGGTTCATGTTCAG GAGCGCCTTAGTGGACATGGGAGTCTAGGAttgtccagcagcagtgcGGCATACACGACCCATTCCGGCGGACACACGGGCCGAAGCGGTCCGGCCACGGGTCACAGTGGACACAGTGGTACTCATGGGTCAGCAGCCACCATGCATCATCAATCACTTCAGTCTGATTTCCAGCCTCCGTACTTTCCGCCACCGTTCCACCACTCGACGCAAAGCCCGCCGCAGCAACAG ATATCTGAGTACTTGCAGAACCACGGTGCCCTCGAGTATCTGGGCACGGATCCGTATGGTCAGCCCCTGTCTTCGTTACACCATGCCCCGCTCCATCACTACAATCAGTTGGCGGGCCTGAGGTCGACGCAGGATCAACTCGGGATTCACAGAACCCACAGGGAGGCGGAGCTGCAGGGACATGTT TCCCAGCTGGCTCATGGATTTCCGTACACAGACAGAAGAGGCGACTACAGCAGTGCAATATcggcaggagcagcgcatGGCACCCGGCTCGGCCATGAACATGAGTCCCTGGCCCTGCATCAGGCGCTGCAAAATGCTGTCGATGATGTACAAGCACCTGCCATAGATGACAACGTAGCCTTCATGTCAGACCTTCCACTTATCAAAA GCATGAAAAGCGGCAAAGATGCAGGGAACATTGGCTCGGGTTCCCCCAGTGAGGTATTCTGTGCAGTTCCTGGTCGCCTTAGTCTCCTATCGAGCACGTCGAAATATAAGGTCACCATTGCGGAAGTGCAGCGAAGACTGTCGCCACCCGAGTGCTTGAACGCCTCCTTGCTGGGCGGAGTTCTCAGAAG GGCCAAGAGCAAGAACGGCGGTCGTTTGCTAAGGGAGAAGCTGGAGAAGATTGGCTTGAATCTGCCAGCGGGCAGGCGAAAAGCGGCGAACGTCACACTGCTGACATCTTTGGTGGAGGGCGAGGCAACACACTTGGCCAAGGATTTTCACTTTGTTTGCgagacggagttcccggccaGGCAGTTGGCCGAGTACATTGTGCGTCATCAAACAGAGCCCAATGATTCGTATAGACGAAAAGAGCTCATCCTACACTCCCAGCAG ATTACAAAAGAATTAATGCAGATTCTCAGCCAAGATCGAACGACTCATTTTGGCACAAGATCACAGCATTTGCTGGAGCCGTCGATGCAGCGACATTTGACACATTTCTCCCTGATTACGCACGGCTTTGGTTCTCCCGCAATAATGGCCGTTCTCCACGCTTTCCAG ACATTTTTGAATGAATCATTAAACTATTTAGAAAAGTTATATCCATCGAATGGCGGTGGTATGGTGTCGTCATCATTGGACAAAAGTAAAATggacaacgaaaaaaaatga
- the LOC117895687 gene encoding transcription factor AP-2-epsilon isoform X4, with product MSFLATLDASAWQERLSGHGSLGLSSSSAAYTTHSGGHTGRSGPATGHSGHSGTHGSAATMHHQSLQSDFQPPYFPPPFHHSTQSPPQQQISEYLQNHGALEYLGTDPYGQPLSSLHHAPLHHYNQLAGLRSTQDQLGIHRTHREAELQGHVSQLAHGFPYTDRRGDYSSAISAGAAHGTRLGHEHESLALHQALQNAVDDVQAPAIDDNVAFMSDLPLIKSMKSGKDAGNIGSGSPSEVFCAVPGRLSLLSSTSKYKVTIAEVQRRLSPPECLNASLLGGVLRRAKSKNGGRLLREKLEKIGLNLPAGRRKAANVTLLTSLVEGEATHLAKDFHFVCETEFPARQLAEYIVRHQTEPNDSYRRKELILHSQQITKELMQILSQDRTTHFGTRSQHLLEPSMQRHLTHFSLITHGFGSPAIMAVLHAFQTFLNESLNYLEKLYPSNGGGMVSSSLDKSKMDNEKK from the exons GAGCGCCTTAGTGGACATGGGAGTCTAGGAttgtccagcagcagtgcGGCATACACGACCCATTCCGGCGGACACACGGGCCGAAGCGGTCCGGCCACGGGTCACAGTGGACACAGTGGTACTCATGGGTCAGCAGCCACCATGCATCATCAATCACTTCAGTCTGATTTCCAGCCTCCGTACTTTCCGCCACCGTTCCACCACTCGACGCAAAGCCCGCCGCAGCAACAG ATATCTGAGTACTTGCAGAACCACGGTGCCCTCGAGTATCTGGGCACGGATCCGTATGGTCAGCCCCTGTCTTCGTTACACCATGCCCCGCTCCATCACTACAATCAGTTGGCGGGCCTGAGGTCGACGCAGGATCAACTCGGGATTCACAGAACCCACAGGGAGGCGGAGCTGCAGGGACATGTT TCCCAGCTGGCTCATGGATTTCCGTACACAGACAGAAGAGGCGACTACAGCAGTGCAATATcggcaggagcagcgcatGGCACCCGGCTCGGCCATGAACATGAGTCCCTGGCCCTGCATCAGGCGCTGCAAAATGCTGTCGATGATGTACAAGCACCTGCCATAGATGACAACGTAGCCTTCATGTCAGACCTTCCACTTATCAAAA GCATGAAAAGCGGCAAAGATGCAGGGAACATTGGCTCGGGTTCCCCCAGTGAGGTATTCTGTGCAGTTCCTGGTCGCCTTAGTCTCCTATCGAGCACGTCGAAATATAAGGTCACCATTGCGGAAGTGCAGCGAAGACTGTCGCCACCCGAGTGCTTGAACGCCTCCTTGCTGGGCGGAGTTCTCAGAAG GGCCAAGAGCAAGAACGGCGGTCGTTTGCTAAGGGAGAAGCTGGAGAAGATTGGCTTGAATCTGCCAGCGGGCAGGCGAAAAGCGGCGAACGTCACACTGCTGACATCTTTGGTGGAGGGCGAGGCAACACACTTGGCCAAGGATTTTCACTTTGTTTGCgagacggagttcccggccaGGCAGTTGGCCGAGTACATTGTGCGTCATCAAACAGAGCCCAATGATTCGTATAGACGAAAAGAGCTCATCCTACACTCCCAGCAG ATTACAAAAGAATTAATGCAGATTCTCAGCCAAGATCGAACGACTCATTTTGGCACAAGATCACAGCATTTGCTGGAGCCGTCGATGCAGCGACATTTGACACATTTCTCCCTGATTACGCACGGCTTTGGTTCTCCCGCAATAATGGCCGTTCTCCACGCTTTCCAG ACATTTTTGAATGAATCATTAAACTATTTAGAAAAGTTATATCCATCGAATGGCGGTGGTATGGTGTCGTCATCATTGGACAAAAGTAAAATggacaacgaaaaaaaatga
- the LOC117895687 gene encoding transcription factor AP-2-epsilon isoform X1, whose protein sequence is MHILHRTNEHQFEDQKFMMERLSGHGSLGLSSSSAAYTTHSGGHTGRSGPATGHSGHSGTHGSAATMHHQSLQSDFQPPYFPPPFHHSTQSPPQQQISEYLQNHGALEYLGTDPYGQPLSSLHHAPLHHYNQLAGLRSTQDQLGIHRTHREAELQGHVSQLAHGFPYTDRRGDYSSAISAGAAHGTRLGHEHESLALHQALQNAVDDVQAPAIDDNVAFMSDLPLIKSMKSGKDAGNIGSGSPSEVFCAVPGRLSLLSSTSKYKVTIAEVQRRLSPPECLNASLLGGVLRRAKSKNGGRLLREKLEKIGLNLPAGRRKAANVTLLTSLVEGEATHLAKDFHFVCETEFPARQLAEYIVRHQTEPNDSYRRKELILHSQQITKELMQILSQDRTTHFGTRSQHLLEPSMQRHLTHFSLITHGFGSPAIMAVLHAFQTFLNESLNYLEKLYPSNGGGMVSSSLDKSKMDNEKK, encoded by the exons atgcatattttacaTCGCACAAACGAACATCAATTCGAGGATCAAAAGTTTATGATG GAGCGCCTTAGTGGACATGGGAGTCTAGGAttgtccagcagcagtgcGGCATACACGACCCATTCCGGCGGACACACGGGCCGAAGCGGTCCGGCCACGGGTCACAGTGGACACAGTGGTACTCATGGGTCAGCAGCCACCATGCATCATCAATCACTTCAGTCTGATTTCCAGCCTCCGTACTTTCCGCCACCGTTCCACCACTCGACGCAAAGCCCGCCGCAGCAACAG ATATCTGAGTACTTGCAGAACCACGGTGCCCTCGAGTATCTGGGCACGGATCCGTATGGTCAGCCCCTGTCTTCGTTACACCATGCCCCGCTCCATCACTACAATCAGTTGGCGGGCCTGAGGTCGACGCAGGATCAACTCGGGATTCACAGAACCCACAGGGAGGCGGAGCTGCAGGGACATGTT TCCCAGCTGGCTCATGGATTTCCGTACACAGACAGAAGAGGCGACTACAGCAGTGCAATATcggcaggagcagcgcatGGCACCCGGCTCGGCCATGAACATGAGTCCCTGGCCCTGCATCAGGCGCTGCAAAATGCTGTCGATGATGTACAAGCACCTGCCATAGATGACAACGTAGCCTTCATGTCAGACCTTCCACTTATCAAAA GCATGAAAAGCGGCAAAGATGCAGGGAACATTGGCTCGGGTTCCCCCAGTGAGGTATTCTGTGCAGTTCCTGGTCGCCTTAGTCTCCTATCGAGCACGTCGAAATATAAGGTCACCATTGCGGAAGTGCAGCGAAGACTGTCGCCACCCGAGTGCTTGAACGCCTCCTTGCTGGGCGGAGTTCTCAGAAG GGCCAAGAGCAAGAACGGCGGTCGTTTGCTAAGGGAGAAGCTGGAGAAGATTGGCTTGAATCTGCCAGCGGGCAGGCGAAAAGCGGCGAACGTCACACTGCTGACATCTTTGGTGGAGGGCGAGGCAACACACTTGGCCAAGGATTTTCACTTTGTTTGCgagacggagttcccggccaGGCAGTTGGCCGAGTACATTGTGCGTCATCAAACAGAGCCCAATGATTCGTATAGACGAAAAGAGCTCATCCTACACTCCCAGCAG ATTACAAAAGAATTAATGCAGATTCTCAGCCAAGATCGAACGACTCATTTTGGCACAAGATCACAGCATTTGCTGGAGCCGTCGATGCAGCGACATTTGACACATTTCTCCCTGATTACGCACGGCTTTGGTTCTCCCGCAATAATGGCCGTTCTCCACGCTTTCCAG ACATTTTTGAATGAATCATTAAACTATTTAGAAAAGTTATATCCATCGAATGGCGGTGGTATGGTGTCGTCATCATTGGACAAAAGTAAAATggacaacgaaaaaaaatga
- the LOC117895687 gene encoding transcription factor AP-2-epsilon isoform X5 encodes MTLAYVDMPVVHVQERLSGHGSLGLSSSSAAYTTHSGGHTGRSGPATGHSGHSGTHGSAATMHHQSLQSDFQPPYFPPPFHHSTQSPPQQQNHGALEYLGTDPYGQPLSSLHHAPLHHYNQLAGLRSTQDQLGIHRTHREAELQGHVSQLAHGFPYTDRRGDYSSAISAGAAHGTRLGHEHESLALHQALQNAVDDVQAPAIDDNVAFMSDLPLIKSMKSGKDAGNIGSGSPSEVFCAVPGRLSLLSSTSKYKVTIAEVQRRLSPPECLNASLLGGVLRRAKSKNGGRLLREKLEKIGLNLPAGRRKAANVTLLTSLVEGEATHLAKDFHFVCETEFPARQLAEYIVRHQTEPNDSYRRKELILHSQQITKELMQILSQDRTTHFGTRSQHLLEPSMQRHLTHFSLITHGFGSPAIMAVLHAFQTFLNESLNYLEKLYPSNGGGMVSSSLDKSKMDNEKK; translated from the exons ATGACTTTAGCGTATGTGGATATGCCAGTGGTTCATGTTCAG GAGCGCCTTAGTGGACATGGGAGTCTAGGAttgtccagcagcagtgcGGCATACACGACCCATTCCGGCGGACACACGGGCCGAAGCGGTCCGGCCACGGGTCACAGTGGACACAGTGGTACTCATGGGTCAGCAGCCACCATGCATCATCAATCACTTCAGTCTGATTTCCAGCCTCCGTACTTTCCGCCACCGTTCCACCACTCGACGCAAAGCCCGCCGCAGCAACAG AACCACGGTGCCCTCGAGTATCTGGGCACGGATCCGTATGGTCAGCCCCTGTCTTCGTTACACCATGCCCCGCTCCATCACTACAATCAGTTGGCGGGCCTGAGGTCGACGCAGGATCAACTCGGGATTCACAGAACCCACAGGGAGGCGGAGCTGCAGGGACATGTT TCCCAGCTGGCTCATGGATTTCCGTACACAGACAGAAGAGGCGACTACAGCAGTGCAATATcggcaggagcagcgcatGGCACCCGGCTCGGCCATGAACATGAGTCCCTGGCCCTGCATCAGGCGCTGCAAAATGCTGTCGATGATGTACAAGCACCTGCCATAGATGACAACGTAGCCTTCATGTCAGACCTTCCACTTATCAAAA GCATGAAAAGCGGCAAAGATGCAGGGAACATTGGCTCGGGTTCCCCCAGTGAGGTATTCTGTGCAGTTCCTGGTCGCCTTAGTCTCCTATCGAGCACGTCGAAATATAAGGTCACCATTGCGGAAGTGCAGCGAAGACTGTCGCCACCCGAGTGCTTGAACGCCTCCTTGCTGGGCGGAGTTCTCAGAAG GGCCAAGAGCAAGAACGGCGGTCGTTTGCTAAGGGAGAAGCTGGAGAAGATTGGCTTGAATCTGCCAGCGGGCAGGCGAAAAGCGGCGAACGTCACACTGCTGACATCTTTGGTGGAGGGCGAGGCAACACACTTGGCCAAGGATTTTCACTTTGTTTGCgagacggagttcccggccaGGCAGTTGGCCGAGTACATTGTGCGTCATCAAACAGAGCCCAATGATTCGTATAGACGAAAAGAGCTCATCCTACACTCCCAGCAG ATTACAAAAGAATTAATGCAGATTCTCAGCCAAGATCGAACGACTCATTTTGGCACAAGATCACAGCATTTGCTGGAGCCGTCGATGCAGCGACATTTGACACATTTCTCCCTGATTACGCACGGCTTTGGTTCTCCCGCAATAATGGCCGTTCTCCACGCTTTCCAG ACATTTTTGAATGAATCATTAAACTATTTAGAAAAGTTATATCCATCGAATGGCGGTGGTATGGTGTCGTCATCATTGGACAAAAGTAAAATggacaacgaaaaaaaatga
- the LOC117895687 gene encoding transcription factor AP-2-epsilon isoform X6 — translation MSFLATLDASAWQERLSGHGSLGLSSSSAAYTTHSGGHTGRSGPATGHSGHSGTHGSAATMHHQSLQSDFQPPYFPPPFHHSTQSPPQQQNHGALEYLGTDPYGQPLSSLHHAPLHHYNQLAGLRSTQDQLGIHRTHREAELQGHVSQLAHGFPYTDRRGDYSSAISAGAAHGTRLGHEHESLALHQALQNAVDDVQAPAIDDNVAFMSDLPLIKSMKSGKDAGNIGSGSPSEVFCAVPGRLSLLSSTSKYKVTIAEVQRRLSPPECLNASLLGGVLRRAKSKNGGRLLREKLEKIGLNLPAGRRKAANVTLLTSLVEGEATHLAKDFHFVCETEFPARQLAEYIVRHQTEPNDSYRRKELILHSQQITKELMQILSQDRTTHFGTRSQHLLEPSMQRHLTHFSLITHGFGSPAIMAVLHAFQTFLNESLNYLEKLYPSNGGGMVSSSLDKSKMDNEKK, via the exons GAGCGCCTTAGTGGACATGGGAGTCTAGGAttgtccagcagcagtgcGGCATACACGACCCATTCCGGCGGACACACGGGCCGAAGCGGTCCGGCCACGGGTCACAGTGGACACAGTGGTACTCATGGGTCAGCAGCCACCATGCATCATCAATCACTTCAGTCTGATTTCCAGCCTCCGTACTTTCCGCCACCGTTCCACCACTCGACGCAAAGCCCGCCGCAGCAACAG AACCACGGTGCCCTCGAGTATCTGGGCACGGATCCGTATGGTCAGCCCCTGTCTTCGTTACACCATGCCCCGCTCCATCACTACAATCAGTTGGCGGGCCTGAGGTCGACGCAGGATCAACTCGGGATTCACAGAACCCACAGGGAGGCGGAGCTGCAGGGACATGTT TCCCAGCTGGCTCATGGATTTCCGTACACAGACAGAAGAGGCGACTACAGCAGTGCAATATcggcaggagcagcgcatGGCACCCGGCTCGGCCATGAACATGAGTCCCTGGCCCTGCATCAGGCGCTGCAAAATGCTGTCGATGATGTACAAGCACCTGCCATAGATGACAACGTAGCCTTCATGTCAGACCTTCCACTTATCAAAA GCATGAAAAGCGGCAAAGATGCAGGGAACATTGGCTCGGGTTCCCCCAGTGAGGTATTCTGTGCAGTTCCTGGTCGCCTTAGTCTCCTATCGAGCACGTCGAAATATAAGGTCACCATTGCGGAAGTGCAGCGAAGACTGTCGCCACCCGAGTGCTTGAACGCCTCCTTGCTGGGCGGAGTTCTCAGAAG GGCCAAGAGCAAGAACGGCGGTCGTTTGCTAAGGGAGAAGCTGGAGAAGATTGGCTTGAATCTGCCAGCGGGCAGGCGAAAAGCGGCGAACGTCACACTGCTGACATCTTTGGTGGAGGGCGAGGCAACACACTTGGCCAAGGATTTTCACTTTGTTTGCgagacggagttcccggccaGGCAGTTGGCCGAGTACATTGTGCGTCATCAAACAGAGCCCAATGATTCGTATAGACGAAAAGAGCTCATCCTACACTCCCAGCAG ATTACAAAAGAATTAATGCAGATTCTCAGCCAAGATCGAACGACTCATTTTGGCACAAGATCACAGCATTTGCTGGAGCCGTCGATGCAGCGACATTTGACACATTTCTCCCTGATTACGCACGGCTTTGGTTCTCCCGCAATAATGGCCGTTCTCCACGCTTTCCAG ACATTTTTGAATGAATCATTAAACTATTTAGAAAAGTTATATCCATCGAATGGCGGTGGTATGGTGTCGTCATCATTGGACAAAAGTAAAATggacaacgaaaaaaaatga
- the LOC117895687 gene encoding transcription factor AP-2-epsilon isoform X3, with protein sequence MHILHRTNEHQFEDQKFMMERLSGHGSLGLSSSSAAYTTHSGGHTGRSGPATGHSGHSGTHGSAATMHHQSLQSDFQPPYFPPPFHHSTQSPPQQQNHGALEYLGTDPYGQPLSSLHHAPLHHYNQLAGLRSTQDQLGIHRTHREAELQGHVSQLAHGFPYTDRRGDYSSAISAGAAHGTRLGHEHESLALHQALQNAVDDVQAPAIDDNVAFMSDLPLIKSMKSGKDAGNIGSGSPSEVFCAVPGRLSLLSSTSKYKVTIAEVQRRLSPPECLNASLLGGVLRRAKSKNGGRLLREKLEKIGLNLPAGRRKAANVTLLTSLVEGEATHLAKDFHFVCETEFPARQLAEYIVRHQTEPNDSYRRKELILHSQQITKELMQILSQDRTTHFGTRSQHLLEPSMQRHLTHFSLITHGFGSPAIMAVLHAFQTFLNESLNYLEKLYPSNGGGMVSSSLDKSKMDNEKK encoded by the exons atgcatattttacaTCGCACAAACGAACATCAATTCGAGGATCAAAAGTTTATGATG GAGCGCCTTAGTGGACATGGGAGTCTAGGAttgtccagcagcagtgcGGCATACACGACCCATTCCGGCGGACACACGGGCCGAAGCGGTCCGGCCACGGGTCACAGTGGACACAGTGGTACTCATGGGTCAGCAGCCACCATGCATCATCAATCACTTCAGTCTGATTTCCAGCCTCCGTACTTTCCGCCACCGTTCCACCACTCGACGCAAAGCCCGCCGCAGCAACAG AACCACGGTGCCCTCGAGTATCTGGGCACGGATCCGTATGGTCAGCCCCTGTCTTCGTTACACCATGCCCCGCTCCATCACTACAATCAGTTGGCGGGCCTGAGGTCGACGCAGGATCAACTCGGGATTCACAGAACCCACAGGGAGGCGGAGCTGCAGGGACATGTT TCCCAGCTGGCTCATGGATTTCCGTACACAGACAGAAGAGGCGACTACAGCAGTGCAATATcggcaggagcagcgcatGGCACCCGGCTCGGCCATGAACATGAGTCCCTGGCCCTGCATCAGGCGCTGCAAAATGCTGTCGATGATGTACAAGCACCTGCCATAGATGACAACGTAGCCTTCATGTCAGACCTTCCACTTATCAAAA GCATGAAAAGCGGCAAAGATGCAGGGAACATTGGCTCGGGTTCCCCCAGTGAGGTATTCTGTGCAGTTCCTGGTCGCCTTAGTCTCCTATCGAGCACGTCGAAATATAAGGTCACCATTGCGGAAGTGCAGCGAAGACTGTCGCCACCCGAGTGCTTGAACGCCTCCTTGCTGGGCGGAGTTCTCAGAAG GGCCAAGAGCAAGAACGGCGGTCGTTTGCTAAGGGAGAAGCTGGAGAAGATTGGCTTGAATCTGCCAGCGGGCAGGCGAAAAGCGGCGAACGTCACACTGCTGACATCTTTGGTGGAGGGCGAGGCAACACACTTGGCCAAGGATTTTCACTTTGTTTGCgagacggagttcccggccaGGCAGTTGGCCGAGTACATTGTGCGTCATCAAACAGAGCCCAATGATTCGTATAGACGAAAAGAGCTCATCCTACACTCCCAGCAG ATTACAAAAGAATTAATGCAGATTCTCAGCCAAGATCGAACGACTCATTTTGGCACAAGATCACAGCATTTGCTGGAGCCGTCGATGCAGCGACATTTGACACATTTCTCCCTGATTACGCACGGCTTTGGTTCTCCCGCAATAATGGCCGTTCTCCACGCTTTCCAG ACATTTTTGAATGAATCATTAAACTATTTAGAAAAGTTATATCCATCGAATGGCGGTGGTATGGTGTCGTCATCATTGGACAAAAGTAAAATggacaacgaaaaaaaatga